In the Anastrepha obliqua isolate idAnaObli1 chromosome 1, idAnaObli1_1.0, whole genome shotgun sequence genome, one interval contains:
- the LOC129236117 gene encoding uncharacterized protein LOC129236117, whose product MSQATALSSNITDVTAAPANLAVAPSSSAAANHTAAMSYPVASNSIAPGNSLLMLETCAANSAAAPQLASMAHRENLNAGIVYGTPSAPNTAHTMPSGRLLLQRNPPISPAHSINSVGSQGLRRRAELIQERSEILRQREALLREEHSFLDRIDAMGFDDDLDDGQCTVPRFSTSAHDSGPHSTQIIQPPANFITPFNIAASGANNFTNTGSAPHDVNLISGSNAPQPGGGLTASVLQGLLDRIQSLEQQVRTYSTLNRGYSPPQPQPAQTTLPTAGHVNSLSFGASTSRRLSRDQIASRNSLAKELPKYDGKPTEWPLFYAAYNQSTEVCGFSDDENLIRLRQALEGPARNAVKNLLLHSSCVPQIIATLQMRFGRPELIISVLQRQIYELPSPSESQLESIVDFAVEVQNICATMSASGLTSHLNNPDLEQKLVSKLPGLLPAYWGMHKQSLPICNLQHFSDWLFLLAQGANSVIVPKESTKVRKRGAINYHFNAVRCIVCEENCSDVSKCVYFKGLTRSQKWGIVRKLKLCHRCLKGHPTAGCKSTAPCNVNSCTRNHHPLLHNAELAAKDAPNNGKGVTTMRAVNVNMHNVGQGSTIFRVLPVVLHSGERSVSTYAFIDDGSSLTLIDEELLNKLNIKGTPQPLCLRWTGDTHRYEDESVVVDLAISAKNGNKKFGLKGVHTVKKLDLPLQSINAAKLQSKFQYLKRLPLESYSNAVPQLLIGLNNAALGSPIKSLYGRENEPIAEKSKLGWTLKGQASSTNHDAAHPVFHICDCSAQAELVKITKSYICLDNLGVSAKSSALMSKEDEFAMVQLQQHTVRVGNRYRTSLLWKHPKMQLPNSLPMALFRAKCLLKKMQRDPNLAEVLQQKIDDYIQKGYARRMTPVDSAVERYWYLPVFAVINPNKPGKVRLVWDAAAKVDGISLNTMLLKGPDLTTPLLSVLFKFRQKRIAMSADIAEMFHQVQVREQDQNFMRFLWYEQNANEPTTFVMTVMTFGATCSPSCAQYVKNKNAEEFREEFPGASQCIIENHYVDDMLVSVDTEEEAIKLARDVRHVHAMGGFHIRNFLSNSSRVLAALNGSPTDALCLDFENEQPTEKVLGMWWVTSSDHFAFRVSSKYKNSDLLLSQRRPTKREVLSLVMTIYDPIGLIGFYVVYAKVILQEIWRAGCDWDDPIPDDQFAKWLRWIKLIPKIENLRIPRSYARVKFDDTPKIELHTFVDASESSYAAVCYLRYSHGNSIDCMMIASKTRVAPLKLLSIPRLELKAALLGARLAKHIIESHSIHLDSSVYWSDSRTVLAWLYADHRRYKQFVAFRVSEILELTDVSEWRWVPTAANVADEATKWNGDPDFSNDSRWFSGPSFLYLPCDEWPVSNGPQNISTEELRPQFIGAHCRIPEQLLMVPKPERFSTWDRLLRATATTLYCARIWLSVVRDNQVLRSVATTDDFRKAENFLWRKAQQDIFNDSIISLSVGKAVDKSSKIFKLSPYLDDDGVLRIDGRVKIIGRTDPVLLPNNHHITNLIINHFHVKYHHVNSETVVNEIRQHFWILKLRIAVNRIRRSCQVCKNRSAQPRPPRMACLPTARIAQFCRPFSYVGVDYFGPLLVTVKRSTEKRYGVLFTCLTTRAVHLEVAYSLSTDSCILAVRNFMARRGSPLEIWSDNGTNFKGAERELKSAFTLVDQNRLTRTFTSAATNWHFIPPASPHMGGAWERLVRSVKDVLQQILTSNCPNDEILHAALMEVEMTVNSRPLTYIPIDHEEEEALTPNHFLLGSSNGVKPIAEPVTEGVLMRRNWRTSQNLADAFWRRWVTEYLPTITRRTKWFEDVKAIKVGDIAYIVDPNNPRNSWPKGKVIGVRTSADGRVRSATLQTICGIYERPAAKIAVLDLKGSVHPNRQDIPGGSVTNSLAARSG is encoded by the coding sequence ATGTCGCAGGCTACTGCATTGTCTTCGAACATAACCGATGTGACCGCTGCGCCGGCTAATCTCGCCGTTGCGCCTAGTTCCAGTGCCGCCGCCAATCACACCGCGGCAATGAGTTATCCCGTTGCATCCAATTCGATCGCTCCGGGCAACAGTTTGCTGATGCTGGAAACGTGTGCCGCTAATAGTGCAGCTGCCCCACAACTAGCCTCGATGGCGCATCGCGAAAACCTGAATGCTGGTATTGTATATGGAACTCCCTCCGCGCCTAATACAGCGCACACCATGCCATCCGGTCGACTACTGCTCCAGAGAAACCCGCCGATTAGCCCCGCTCACTCCATTAACTCTGTTGGCTCGCAAGGGCTTCGCCGTCGAGCTGAGCTTATACAGGAGCGAAGCGAAATTTTACGTCAGAGGGAGGCTTTGTTAAGAGAGGAGcatagttttttggatcgcaTAGATGCGATGGGCTTTGACGATGACCTAGATGATGGACAATGCACTGTACCTAGGTTTTCAACTTCCGCGCATGATTCAGGTCCACATTCAACGCAAATTATACAGCCACctgcaaattttattacaccTTTCAACATAGCTGCTTCCGGTGCCAATAATTTCACCAATACCGGCTCTGCCCCGCACGATGTCAATTTGATAAGTGGATCAAATGCCCCGCAGCCAGGAGGGGGTCTAACAGCATCTGTTCTTCAAGGCCTATTAGACAGAATACAGTCACTCGAACAGCAAGTACGCACGTATTCGACACTCAATCGAGGATATTCTCCGCCACAACCGCAACCGGCACAAACTACTTTGCCGACAGCTGGGCATGTTAATAGTTTATCTTTCGGTGCCTCGACTTCTCGACGCTTGAGTAGAGACCAGATTGCTTCTCGTAACAGCCTTGCTAAAGAGTTGCCGAAATATGATGGCAAGCCAACTGAGTGGCCGTTATTTTATGCCGCATATAACCAATCGACTGAGGTTTGTGGATTCTCGGACGATGAGAATCTTATAAGACTGCGGCAGGCATTGGAAGGGCCAGCACGGAATgcagttaaaaatttattgttgcaTTCCTCTTGCGTGCCCCAAATTATTGCTACCCTTCAAATGCGATTTGGACGACCAGAATTAATTATCAGCGTTCTACAGCGACAAATTTATGAGCTTCCATCACCGTCAGAGAGTCAGCTGGAATCGATCGTCGACTTCGCCGTAGAAGTGCAGAACATCTGCGCAACAATGTCTGCGTCAGGCCTGACCAGCCATTTGAATAATCCCGATCTCGAACAGAAGCTGGTTTCGAAGTTGCCTGGGCTACTACCAGCTTATTGGGGAATGCATAAGCAAAGTTTACCGATCTGTAATTTACAACATTTCAGTGATTGGCTTTTTCTACTAGCACAAGGCGCCAACTCTGTTATCGTGCCAAAGGAGTCAACAAAGGTGCGCAAACGGGGCGCAATTAATTATCATTTTAATGCGGTAAGATGTATCGTTTGTGAAGAAAATTGCAGTGATGTCTCTAAATGTGTCTATTTTAAGGGATTGACACGTAGTCAAAAATGGGGAATTGTTCGCAAGTTGAAACTTTGTCACCGATGCTTGAAGGGCCATCCTACAGCCGGTTGTAAATCGACTGCACCTTGCAATGTTAATAGTTGCACCCGTAATCACCATCCTCTGTTGCACAACGCAGAGTTAGCTGCTAAAGACGCTCCAAACAATGGCAAGGGCGTAACTACAATGCGGGCGGTCAACGTTAACATGCACAATGTGGGCCAAGGCAGTACCATTTTCCGTGTCCTTCCCGTAGTTCTACACTCAGGCGAACGGAGTGTATCAACATACGCTTTCATAGACGATGGTTCGTCGCTCACCCTTATCGACGAAGAGCTGCTGAATAAGCTAAATATAAAGGGCACACCACAACCACTGTGCCTGCGCTGGACTGGTGATACACATCGGTATGAGGACGAGTCTGTGGTTGTCGACTTAGCCATATCAGCTAAAAACGGTAATAAGAAATTCGGGCTTAAAGGCGTTCACACAGTCAAAAAGCTTGACCTGCCTCTTCAATCGATTAACGCTGCTAAACTGCAgtccaaatttcaatatttgaaaaggTTGCCTCTGGAGTCCTATTCAAACGCGGTACCACAACTATTGATTGGTTTAAACAACGCTGCGCTTGGTTCTCCAATCAAATCTTTATATGGCCGTGAAAATGAGCCAATAGCAGAGAAGTCCAAACTCGGATGGACATTGAAAGGACAAGCATCAAGTACAAACCATGATGCGGCGCACCCTGTCTTTCACATTTGCGACTGCTCCGCACAGGCTGAACTCGTTAAAATTACTAAATCGTACATTTGCCTCGATAATTTAGGCGTGTCAGCTAAATCTTCTGCGTTAATGTCTAAAGAGGACGAATTTGCTATGGTGCAGCTACAACAACACACTGTGCGAGTTGGCAATCGATATCGAACCAGCTTATTGTGGAAGCACCCTAAAATGCAGCTACCCAATAGCCTACCAATGGCCTTATTTCGAGCGAAGTGTTTGCTGAAGAAGATGCAACGCGACCCTAACTTGGCTGAGGTGCTTCAGCAAAAAATTGATGATTATATTCAAAAGGGGTACGCTAGACGTATGACACCAGTCGACAGCGCCGTTGAAAGATACTGGTATCTACCGGTTTTTGCAGTAATTAACCCCAACAAACCAGGCAAGGTGCGCTTAGTCTGGGACGCAGCCGCGAAGGTTGATGGTATATCCTTGAATACCATGTTGCTCAAAGGCCCAGACCTAACGACCCCATTGTTGTCGGTGTTGTTTAAATTTCGACAAAAGCGAATCGCCATGTCGGCCGATATTGCTGAGATGTTTCACCAAGTTCAAGTCCGGGAACAAGATCAAAATTTCATGCGTTTTCTTTGGTATGAACAGAATGCCAACGAGCCAACTACATTCGTGATGACTGTTATGACCTTTGGGGCCACATGTTCGCCCAGCTGCGCTCAATATGTCAAGAACAAAAATGCAGAAGAATTTCGTGAAGAGTTCCCTGGTGCTTCGCAGTGCATAATAGAAAACCACTACGTAGACGATATGTTAGTTAGCGTGGATACTGAAGAAGAAGCTATTAAGTTAGCGAGAGATGTGCGTCACGTACATGCGATGGGAGGTTTTCacataagaaattttttatcgaattcAAGTCGTGTGCTAGCCGCCCTAAATGGCAGCCCCACTGATGCACTATGCCTTGATTTTGAGAACGAGCAGCCAACTGAGAAGGTACTAGGCATGTGGTGGGTTACCTCTAGTGACCACTTCGCCTTTCGTGTATCATCCAAATATAAGAATTCTGATCTGTTACTTTCTCAGCGGCGACCTACCAAGCGCGAAGTTTTGAGCTTGGTTATGACTATATACGACCCAATTGGGCTGATAGGTTTCTACGTTGTATACGCCAAAGTTATCTTGCAAGAAATATGGCGAGCTGGATGCGACTGGGACGACCCAATTCCAGATGACCAATTTGCGAAATGGCTGCGGTGGATTAAGCTTATTCCAAAAATAGAAAACCTAAGGATTCCACGTTCTTATGCGCGAGTCAAATTTGACGATACACCTAAAATAGAGCTACATACCTTTGTAGATGCAAGCGAAAGTAGCTATGCAGCTGTATGCTACCTACGATACTCACATGGTAATTCAATCGACTGTATGATGATCGCCAGTAAAACCAGAGTGGCTCCGCTTAAATTATTGTCCATACCTCGCCTGGAACTAAAGGCAGCACTGTTGGGAGCTCGCCTTGCTAAGCATATCATTGAGTCGCATTCTATCCACCTTGATAGCTCCGTATACTGGTCAGATTCACGAACGGTATTAGCCTGGCTGTATGCTGATCATCGCCGCTACAAACAGTTTGTGGCTTTCCGAGTTAGTGAAATTCTAGAACTTACCGACGTCAGTGAGTGGCGCTGGGTGCCAACTGCAGCAAACGTTGCTGACGAAGCCACCAAATGGAATGGTGATCCAGATTTTTCTAACGATAGCCGATGGTTTAGCGGACCATCTTTTTTATATCTTCCGTGTGACGAATGGCCCGTGTCTAACGGACCGCAAAATATTTCAACAGAAGAACTCCGTCCTCAGTTTATTGGAGCTCATTGTAGAATTCCAGAACAACTTCTTATGGTGCCCAAACCTGAGAGATTTTCTACATGGGACCGTCTCCTCCGAGCAACCGCCACGACCTTGTACTGCGCTCGTATTTGGTTAAGTGTAGTGCGAGACAATCAAGTCTTACGTAGCGTTGCCACTACCGACGATTTTCGTAAGGCAGAAAACTTTCTTTGGAGGAAAGCCCAGCAagacattttcaatgattcaatAATATCTTTATCGGTTGGGAAGGCCGTTGACAAATCtagcaaaatattcaaattatcaCCCTATCTGGATGACGATGGTGTTTTGCGAATAGATGGCCGAGTTAAAATAATAGGGCGCACGGACCCAGTTTTGCTGCCTAACAATCATCACATTACGAACTTAATTATAAATCACTTTCATGTCAAATATCATCATGTGAACTCGGAGACAGTCGTCAACGAAATTCGGCAACACTTTTGGATTTTAAAACTTCGCATCGCAGTTAATCGAATTCGACGCAGCTGTCAGGTATGCAAAAACAGAAGCGCTCAACCACGTCCACCTAGAATGGCTTGCTTACCTACAGCCCGCATCGCACAATTTTGTCGTCCATTTTCCTATGTAGGGGTTGACTACTTTGGTCCACTTCTGGTCACGGTTAAAAGGAGCACCGAAAAGAGATATGGGGTATTATTCACCTGTCTGACAACCAGAGCGGTGCATCTCGAAGTGGCATATTCGCTTTCTACAGACTCCTGCATTTTggccgtacgtaattttatgGCGCGTAGAGGGAGCCCATTGGAGATATGGAGTGACAACGGCACAAATTTCAAAGGCGCTGAGAGGGAACTGAAATCTGCGTTTACGCTCGTAGACCAAAATCGATTGACGAGAACTTTCACTTCGGCCGCAACCAACTGGCATTTCATACCACCCGCGTCTCCACACATGGGCGGAGCATGGGAGCGGCTAGTTCGCTCAGTCAAGGACGTCCTACAACAGATATTGACATCTAACTGTCCAAATGACGAGATTCTTCATGCTGCTTTAATGGAGGTGGAGATGACAGTTAACTCGCGACCGTTGACTTATATTCCTATTGACCACGAAGAAGAAGAGGCACTAACACCCAACCACTTCCTATTAGGCAGCTCCAATGGTGTTAAGCCGATTGCAGAACCAGTTACTGAGGGCGTCCTAATGCGTCGTAACTGGCGAACATCACAAAACCTTGCGGACGCGTTCTGGCGACGTTGGGTCACCGAATATTTGCCCACCATCACTAGGAGAACTAAATGGTTCGAAGACGTTAAAGCAATAAAAGTCGGAGATATTGCATACATAGTTGATCCAAACAACCCAAGGAACTCTTGGCCCAAGGGTAAGGTAATTGGCGTGCGAACGAGTGCCGACGGAAGGGTTCGAAGCGCTACTCTTCAGACAATCTGTGGAATCTATGAAAGACCTGCTGCTAAAATAGCCGTTCTAGATCTGAAAGGCTCGGTACATCCTAATCGGCAGGATATACCAGGGGGGAGTGTTACGAACAGTCTGGCAGCACGGTCGGGATAG